A section of the Candidatus Hydrogenedens sp. genome encodes:
- the sufB gene encoding Fe-S cluster assembly protein SufB, whose protein sequence is MSAINDFVNKEYAYGWVTPIEEEPFPFGLNEDIIRKISEKKEEPEWMTEWRLKAYRTWTQMQEPHWAFIKYKTPDFQAIRYYAAPKMKKKSNSIEEVEPEILKTFEKLGIPLEEQKRLVGIAVDAVFDSVSVATTHQEILGKFGIIFCSMSEAIRNYPELVQRYLGSVVPPSDNFYASLNSAVFSDGSFVYVPKGVKCPMDLSTYFRINSAQTGQFERTLIIADEGAEVSYLEGCTAPIRDENQLHAAVVELVAHKNATIRYSTVQNWYAGDEEGRGGIFNFVTKRGKCVGDNSRISWTQVETGSAITWKYPSCILQGDNSTGEFYSVALTRNKQQADTGTKMIHIGKNTRSTIISKTISAGMSQNTYRGMVRVMPKAENARNYTQCDSLLIGNRCGAHTFPHLDIRNSSASVEHEATTSKINEEQLFYCRARGIRPENAISLVVNGFCKEVFEHLPMEFAVEATRLLSVSLEGSVG, encoded by the coding sequence ATGTCTGCGATAAATGATTTTGTGAATAAAGAATATGCCTATGGTTGGGTAACTCCCATAGAAGAAGAACCATTCCCGTTTGGTTTGAATGAGGATATAATCCGTAAAATATCCGAAAAAAAAGAAGAGCCGGAATGGATGACTGAATGGCGATTGAAAGCATATCGCACCTGGACACAAATGCAAGAACCGCATTGGGCTTTTATTAAATACAAAACGCCGGATTTTCAAGCCATTCGTTATTATGCGGCACCGAAAATGAAAAAGAAATCTAATAGTATAGAAGAGGTAGAGCCGGAGATACTTAAAACTTTTGAGAAATTAGGTATTCCGTTAGAAGAGCAGAAAAGATTGGTAGGAATTGCTGTGGACGCGGTTTTCGATAGTGTTTCTGTGGCAACGACCCATCAAGAGATATTAGGAAAATTCGGAATTATTTTTTGTTCTATGTCGGAAGCAATTCGCAATTACCCGGAGTTGGTGCAACGCTATTTGGGTTCGGTTGTTCCGCCCAGTGATAATTTTTATGCAAGTTTAAATTCGGCTGTTTTTAGTGATGGTTCGTTTGTTTATGTCCCGAAAGGGGTTAAATGTCCGATGGATTTGTCTACTTACTTCCGAATTAATTCTGCACAGACGGGGCAATTTGAGCGGACATTGATTATAGCGGATGAAGGTGCGGAGGTAAGTTATTTGGAGGGATGTACCGCTCCTATTCGTGATGAAAATCAGTTGCATGCGGCTGTAGTTGAACTTGTTGCCCATAAGAATGCTACGATTCGTTATTCTACTGTTCAAAACTGGTATGCAGGTGATGAAGAAGGTCGAGGCGGTATTTTCAACTTTGTTACAAAACGGGGTAAATGTGTGGGAGACAATTCTCGGATTTCATGGACACAGGTAGAGACGGGTTCTGCCATTACATGGAAATATCCCAGTTGTATTTTGCAGGGAGATAACTCGACGGGCGAGTTTTATTCGGTAGCGTTAACACGGAACAAACAACAAGCCGATACAGGTACCAAAATGATACATATCGGAAAGAATACTCGCAGCACGATTATCAGTAAAACCATATCCGCAGGTATGAGTCAAAATACCTATAGGGGAATGGTTCGTGTTATGCCTAAAGCGGAAAATGCACGAAATTATACACAATGCGATTCTTTGCTTATTGGCAATCGTTGTGGTGCACATACTTTTCCTCATTTGGACATTCGGAATTCTTCTGCCTCGGTGGAACATGAGGCTACTACCTCCAAAATCAATGAGGAGCAGTTGTTTTATTGCCGTGCTCGTGGAATTCGTCCTGAAAATGCCATTTCACTTGTTGTGAATGGCTTTTG